The Branchiostoma lanceolatum isolate klBraLanc5 chromosome 7, klBraLanc5.hap2, whole genome shotgun sequence nucleotide sequence TAGGAGTGCAGATTATTTGGAGACTGGCTCACGTCGAGAATGTAGCTTGGCCAAACGGTGAGGGAATTGCAAGATTTCTCGCTTCGTTCTGTGCATGCATGTATCTAATAGTTTGCTGCTAACGTCAGATATTCACCATGCATACCCGTATTTGTGTAGATGTCGCCAGCACGCATATGTACTGATGAGATTTGAATAAAGTTGCGACGGACAGTTTTGTTGACTTGTAAATCTTCTGTTGAGATATAGTTACTATTCTGAACGATCCTCTTCAAATTCTGATAACCGTCTCCAattatcatatatttttgtGGTAATTGGAACGACTTCTGTGTTgttgtgatctccaagcaggtggcaaagaccatatccagctagcaaaaaaaaagttttcatagCCGACGAAGCCATGAAAACGTATTTTGCCAGCGGAACCTCGAATACGGTCTTTGTCACCATTAGATCTGTTCGGAAATCAGTGTTGTTTATCTTAGGTCTCGTGTGTCAGCCAACCTCATTTATTATGCGGGAAAACAAGGTCAGGTCCAGTAAGACATGTGCGCTTCAATTCTTACCTATTATACAACGTAATATCTCCCTATATGTCATCGTGCGTCAGATGATGCAACACAAATCCACGAAGAAGGCTAATAAATTAATATCGTGTATTAATGCAAAATACAGGTCAAGGATGAAAGTTGAGCTCATTATTTATGCGGGAAAAAGAACTGATCCTCATTGAATATGCTGTAAATTTAGTTCAGCAGGAAATCAGCTTTTTGATTGTAGTAACATCGTTTGAAAAACCACAAAGTTGTTGAACTTTCTTCCACATATAACgtttatatgaatatatataaacatatatatatatatatatatatatatatatatatatatatatacatatataaatatatatatatagagagagagagagagagagagagagagagagagagagagagagagagagaaagagagagagagagagagagagagagaaatatatatatggccGCCGTAGGTCAATTTTGATCATGGTAATACCCTAATTAACATCCGCCCTACAGCATCGGTTAGATCTTGACAGTAACATAAGAGGGTGTCTCCACCACCTGAGCAAGATAGACATAAATTGTTTTTCGTGAAACGAAAAaaagtcacatctgtaagctgactcagttctatgGCAAAGTTATTTTCtgtggatccgcttttcttctacGCTGCGCTTCAAACATAACTAGTCGCCGTGTGAAATGTCTTTCTTGCTATGTTGGACGACACAACTTTCAGCTATGGTCAGGCTAAGGGCACCGCATCTGTATAAAAtagattaggccacagcaagtaaattttaaggatgacatcctccacagactcaaaaattaatgagatagggcgaaaaaaaaaacaaggcgggcaaaaaaatacaagattcctatattttcaaattttgagatcataaatcttgttaaacaataattaaggcgacgaaatatgatatcgtgaccaacaggtcttttattcctgtattcaaccaatgaggtttcatatatgatataaaacctccttgattcaacagtatacatgtccttgtagatgtgtatacatctcaatagagcATCTCATCTAAccacaacaaatgcagaaaagagcttgttgtaccatcatctgaagcaactacactggtattcatatgcgatgaaacaccttgtgtatacagcgcaattaactagaccccctccccattatttatataatgcccttgctagaacaaacgcagaaaacggcttgttattataccatcatgggcaggaaccacactgggtattcatatgcaacgaaataccttagactgtcaacattaaactgttcttaaagatgtgtatacagctcaattaactagaacaaacgcagaaaacagcttgtcataccatcatgggcaggaactacactgggtactagtattcatatgcgatgaaacaccttagactgtcaacgtttacgacatatttgcccatttttggcatgttgaccaccgtcggagggcaatgaaatttcttgttttttattccgaagtcaggcaaaaattaatgagcgcgctgatgtcatccataaaaattacttgctgtggccttatgacaTGGAAACATCATTTTAGTACCATGGGTTTCCTGGCATTAGAGATAGATGCTTTGGACTGTCATAACGTAAAGATGATAACATTCGTTGACATCATTAcaatattgtttaaaacattgCTTAAGTAtaaacagttgttgttgtaatGTTAATGGTGACGGATTTCCATAAAAAAGGAGAGAAAATGGGTGGACCAGATCGAATCTTGTTTGTCGAGCCGACAAACTGTAATGTTTTCGTGAAATGATAGTCGCACATTTATTCTAAACCGTATAAGGCAGATTACAGCTTTAATGTCAAGTACGCACTCAAAAGTTGTCTATGATAAGAAAAAAGAAGTCCCTGGGGTATCTAACACATTTACAGCGCGTGCCTATGTAACGGTATTGACACAGGTGGTGTTTTGTGACCATGTTTTCGCCCAGGAGGCAGTAATATTATACTGTATAAACTCTTCCATTGTTTAAGTTACAATACGCTGTTGGTGCACAGTGTTGATCATACTTGGCTAATTATGATAATTCTGAGAACAGGAAACGACTGAAGCCACCCAGGGACACTAAACTTACAGGTGTCCTTCACCCCTACAACAGTAACATCTACTCTCAAACTTaactgtggcgtcgtgtggcgcaagtggtagagcgcacggctgtcaaacaatgggacccgggatctaatcccaggatCTCTTGTGCcaagagacatgtccgaacttgcgcctccacgttatgcccttgggaaaggcacttaacacgactttcctcacttcactcagttgtaaatgagtacccagctcatctagggttagcgAGGCCctgggataggacgttaaattgaggttccgtgtttgtagagagcacgtaaaagaacccaccacatctttcgaagaagagtaggggcatgccccgatgtgagtggatcaaaacattccggcctgaatggggtagggaatttcccgagcattcttcgtaacccctgcttctcctaatgggtcagtgaagtcctgcttgtctcgagcattgatgttttctgacctagggcgaagagatgctgctacagtaaaaattagttcagtgctttgctGAGTCGCCCCCTTCGACCTTGCACTGAGCGTGTTCgttaaagaaatgaagaaaaaaaatgatgtaagatTCAAACTAAAATACCTCGTATCAAAGTTGGGACAAAAATATTCAACTGATAATCATGATACATACGCCTAAGACTAAAAACGAATGTTGATCATAACCTTTGTCAAAAGTACTTTTAAGAAAATCATGGTAGTTTGATGCACGAGCGTTTTAACTAAAATGCTAAAACTTTCAAACAGAGTTAAAATATCGCGTACATAATACCTGTTACAAGTTAGACCAAAGTATTGGCGTTGGGCAAACAGTGTTTAATCTGTCTCAACTTATCCCAACGTAAAGTAGACTAATTCACATCGAACCTGATGCATCTATAACCAGTTGATGCCGTGAAAAAATATCACGTTAAAGAGTTTGTTTAATCGGGCCGATAACATATCCGTCCAGTAGAACTCTTAaaggaaaacatgaaaaagaGGACCAGCAACTAGAGAGGAATCGTGCTGTAAGGGGACCTAAGAAAACATCAGATGCTGTTTACAGTACCAGGGCCTCCAAAACACGGTCGTACAATACACCCGGAAAAAGTGCTTCCGAGAAAAAGTTAACGCCACACCACGTTTTCTGGTcataaacaagtacatgtagccaGGCGTCTGTCGGGATCACTACTGGTCCGTAAATACCTCTTCAAGAGAAGTCAGACTTGTTTCCTTGAGGCAGTAGCGTGAATATTTGAGTCAGCATGGGGGCGTTCGTTGTGATGTCCCtgttggttttgtttgtttcccccGCCGTGGAAGGGCAGAGCGCGATGTCCGCCTCGGTAGCGACTAACACACTGAAGGCGGCTTTACCAAATCCCAACAGAGCTATCGACATCATCTTTGCTCTCGACCGCTCTGGGAGTGTTGGTTCATCTAACTACAACAAAATCATCGATTTTGTGAAGGCGGTTCTGAGCCACTTCAGTGTTTCACCGACTACAACTCGTGTGGCCGTCGTGTCATTTGGAAGCACTGCAAAGGTCGACTTTGATCTTCTCCGATGGACTTCgaataacaacaacaagtgTGAATTACTTCGCACCTACATACCAAGAATCAAGTACACTGGAGGCGCGACCAACACGATTGGGGCTCTCTATCACGCCTTAGCGTTGCTGAAGAAATCGGGGGTCCGTCGGTATTCAACGAAGGTGGTGTTTACGATTACAGGTGTGTTATTTTCTGGTCATTTTGATGTAACAAGAACATGGACATCGCTAATTACCTACAAAAATAATCATAGTATTCGTATAACCTCTTCTCTAATGAAATTATCTTTTGCTTTCGTGGGTGTATTTTAAACAATGCTGTGGCCTACAGTAACTTCGGTAGTTGATAATCATTGATATTTACAttccaaatactagtatataatattattatattatgttcCCTTCCCCGGCTTAAACTGGGCCTGTTGTACTTGTTGATGGTCTCTACTGCTACCCCTTATTTATGCCTTAAACCCTTCATGCTGTAggcccatatacatgtacagtacaggcaATCAAAAAAGTCTGCATTtgtatttgtgtctgtgtgtgtgtttgcgtgtgtgtgtgtgtgcgtgcgtgcgtgcgtgttgTGTTATAATGAAAATATCTAATACCTCGAACAAATTAGAAAGCCAGCCCCTTGGCCATGTTGTGATGATGTCAAAATCATCTGACACGAGCGTCACTCGTACCACCTATGATGAATTATCTAAAAGATAGAATCGACCGCACGTTTGAGTATCACTGTGTTTACTTCACCGGTATCAATATCTAGCTGAGAGCTTATGTTTTGCGTTTGGTTAATTTTAGAGCCAATTCTCTGTGATTAATGTATCTACATGTTCAATCTTACATATCTGACAGTACGATGTATCAGGTCTAAATGAAAGAGATGTTATCACAATAGACAGTTGGCTCTGCTCCTAGTTCTAAATCCTTCGTCTTTTCTAAGGCATTAAAAACCTGACAGTCAAATTTACAGACTCCACCTTCACACCCTGCTTAGCGAAACTCACTCATCCAAAATGTGCATACCTCCTCCATTTTCCAACTAATTTTTCCTTACATTTCCAGGCTTTTTGCAGTTAACAGTGTGTGTTTAAAGTGAGCctagcactgcacgaaatggcctcgtttcccggcgtatacgtaccgggatttttctgtatttttgtcggatactgacggatactgacggatacatgcggattcgtgtaaggtatccgactatttccgcaccggtatatggaatatttcctgaagaatccgaaagtaagggattttcgacgaatacggagccgtacactgtacggaaatgccaccgatcctgacggatacgaacaggaatttttctgtatttttggcggatactgacggatacatgcggattcgtgtaacgtatccgactatttccgcaccggtatatggaatatttcctgaagaatccgaaagtaagggattttcgacgaatacggagccgtacactgtacggaaatgccaccgatcctgacggatacgaacaggaatttttctgtatttttggcggatactgacggatactgacggattcgtgtaacgtatccgactatttccgcaccggtatatggaatatttcctgaagaatccgaaagtaagggattttcgacgaatacggagccgtacactgtacggaaatgccacagatcctgacggatgcgtacagggatttttctgtattttgaagaaaatggtgaatactgacggatacaggtggacaaaacaacgaatccgtaacggatccgactaagtgcttccattcctaatttaactatacccaaaacatcattttgaatgacaggaagtttgggaaagcctgtatgtaacatatgtatcatttcatatctcaacataatgtatttctaagttcaaaaactatcaaatacaatacaatacggaagtactatgtggctaaatgatccatttcatttgagacaggctgagggacatccacatactcaaagcaccactgcatatgcaggttaatgtcggtaaattggggttgtgcaagcacaatgttctgaaaaattatgaaatgtattacaattaacaccatcacaacattgtggtaatatttactactgtatagtgcccttggaccaaaatcatctacatgttctaaatattccactaaagtaataaaagccttatttgtggccagctcttcgtctaaaagccatcagatacaattgtttcaaatacagaggttgaaaatagaaagtaacattatactgtctgaagaactcccatgatgacacgccacattttaaacgtaagtagcatatgccgtggaactgcatgtgtataatcgtcctctccccattctctgactacatctgagttcacttcttccatgcactcttggtaagggacaggcaaggctgatttcttctgtatctgcatgttggactcagcttggagtccatcttgtgatgaaccagttcctatatgataaaaccaaatgatgaataaatatcaattcacgtatttaaggaacatgtcacatgattttgacatgggcttcgtttcatcacagcagctacaaaaaacacgggacaatggatatccatcatgcctctctcagctaacattgaagtgtaccgatgatggacttaccaaaggagcctgaggtactcagcagctgagcatctgacagttgattgctttgttcccagccaaggtcctcacaatatgtgctgcatttgtgaaggaagtatctgccgatgctgtactggatatatatatataaatggaaacaatgacaaatattaaacatatcacatactcgcatgtgtaaaaaaatgaatctgggcatcgttgaattgactacgtaaaacttacatctataacttgaatatgatattgatcaaacatgcacagctataactgaatgaaataatcactgaggcacactactgcctccttataagttctagttcactatccacaaactgtgggatctttgtgggacaaatacttatgacattttcttcccttccatatctttaattatctttccctccactgcttgctattttgtatctgaaacgttaaccagacacacatgtctgatgaccattggcaaggatgaacaaattgaaattttaaatttcctagatcctaacgccgtaaaagggcaggtcggctggagaattcttatggtcatgcgaatgcgatgatatgtcaagccacaataggaggataactgacgtcaaaactagttagaaacgggaatttttcaatttgtacttaccaaagggcagtccctcaaaatgatgaatcaactccctaccagcgtttacaaggggggaggggggcgacgaatattgcatgcacgaagaagacaacgtcgcaattccgtgcgtttgagtttacaccgaattcccttcgactctcaagtcactcaaaaatcactggtcgaccatggtagactctggcgatgccatgttaagcacagaaggtgatgaaacgccgttcttgtctgtgctgttaaccgaaagaaaaccgttaacgtttgtcgcgcccagaagtgtcttgtgggtaatttggatatccgacacgaatccgtgttccgtacacgtcaggatccgagacagctcatgacttctaacatattggcaaatctgaacttctaacatattggcaaatacataaaaaaatgaaagatccgagtagatattttatctgtacccgaaaagtatccagacgtatacggcatccgaattgctggatctgaggtgttcctggtatttgtccgaatttgctcggaaacgttccgtatctgtacccgaaacatatgaaggatccagacgtatacggcgcgggaattgtcggatctgaggtgcatcggatccaatcggaaacgttccgtatctgctatgatgcgcaattccggatctgttgga carries:
- the LOC136438671 gene encoding von Willebrand factor-like; the protein is MGAFVVMSLLVLFVSPAVEGQSAMSASVATNTLKAALPNPNRAIDIIFALDRSGSVGSSNYNKIIDFVKAVLSHFSVSPTTTRVAVVSFGSTAKVDFDLLRWTSNNNNKCELLRTYIPRIKYTGGATNTIGALYHALALLKKSGVRRYSTKVVFTITEPILCD